GGATCGTTTGTTGTTGGCGTGGTTGCACGGTCATCGTGAGGGATCTTCCCGTGGTGTGGGACAGATGGCGGTCAAAAAAGGCATTATTTTGCTCAATTAGAGGGAGCGTGGTTGATGCAGAAAAAAGGGTGGTATCTGATTGCCTATGACATTAAGCAGGCGCGTCGCTTGAAACGTGTTCACCGTTTTTTCAAAAAAAGAGCGTTGTGGGTGCAGCAGTCGGTGTTTTTTGCTCAGTGCAGTGAAGCGGAGTTGCACGACTGGCTGAATGAGGCGCTGACGTTGATGGAGTCAAAAGAGGATGATTTGCGGGCTTGGCCGATTTATCACCCAAGTAAGGTGTGGTTGCAGGGAGAGTCGCCTTTCAGAGAGGGCTTGACGGTGCCGGATCGGTCGCGTTCAGAGCGTGAGGGTAATCCGTTGACACGGCTGTTTCGACGTTTTTTGGGGGAGGTTCGGTGAGCGATTTTTTGTTGGTGATTGATCGACGTGACACGGTGGTTACGCTGAACGGTGGTGCGTTGCGGGTGGTGCGTTCTGGAGAGACGGCTCAGCAGGTGCCGTTGGGTTTGCTGGGACAGGTGGTGGTTTACGGCGCGCCTCAGGTGGGGTGTGATGTGTGGCGAGCCTTGTCAAAACGGGGCATTCCGGTGGTGCTGCACTCTTTGCGCGGGGCGTTGGAGAGCGTTTATATGGGGAGTGTATTGGGGGCTTCCATTGCGGTTCGAGTGGCACAGCATCGTTTGGTGCAGTCGGGCAGCGTTGCGGTGGCGCAGGATCTTGTTTTGGCTAAGGTGCAGGGGTATCGCCTGTTGTTGGCGCAGTTGCCCGATGGTGAGGGGGTTCGTGAGTCGTTGCGGCAGCGGTTGGATTCTGTGCCCTCAGCGGAGGGGTGTTCGACCTTGATGGGCATTGAGGGAGCCTGTGGTGCGCTTTGGTGGGGCTGGTTGGCGACGCATTTGCCTGCGTGTTGGTTGTTTTCGGGGCGTAATCGCCGTCCACCTCAAGATCCGGTTAATGCGTTGCTGTCCTTGAGCTACACCTTGTTGGAGTCTGAGGTGTTGGCGGAGATTCAGCGTCAAGGGTTTGATCCGGCGTTGGGTTTTTTGCATGGCATCGTGCCGGGACGATCTTCGTTGGTGTTTGATTTGATGGAGCCTTTGCGTGCGGGGGTGGATGCGTTTGTATTGTCGCTGCTGGATGAGGTGTTGTTGCCGAGTCATTTTAGTGGTGTGGGTGAGGGGTGTCGGTTGGATAAAGAGGGTCGGGCGCTTTTTTATCGGGCGTGGGCAAAGGCGAGAACGGCGTGGCCTCTGTTGCCCTTTGGGATGGAGTGTGGCGATGAGGCGAGTTTGATGAGGTGTTGTGGTTTTGTGGCGAAGGGTGTTCGTCACAGTTTGGGGCGTTATTCACCGAGTACGGGGGAGAAAATCTGTGGCTGAGTTATTGGATCGGGTCTTGAGCCCTGAGGTGATGAATCGTGCGTGGCGTGGCTTGAAGCAGGATCGAGCGCAGTGGATGCCAGGTGTGAGCCGAGCTTCCATTGAGAAGGATTGGGTGTTGCATTTGATGCGTTTGATGGAGGAGGTGAGGGCTGGTGAGTATCAACCGGCGGGGTTGCGTCGTTTTACGATTGCGAAGGCGGATGGCGGTAAGCGGGTGTTGTCGGCGTTGACGTTGCGGGATAAGTTGGTGCAAAAGGCGTGTCAGATTGTGCTTGATCCGTTGGCGGAGCGGTTGTTTTCCAATGACAGTTACGCTTATCGGCGGGGTCGGAGTGTGGAGATGGCGGTTTCTAAGGCGAAGGAGCGGGTGCTGTGTGGTTTGGATTGGTTGGTGGATGCGGACATTCGTACCTTTTTTGATGCTATTCCGCATGGTGCGTTGCGTAAGGTGTTGCGTGAGTTGGTTAAGGATAAGGATCTGTTGCGGTTGTTGGACCGTTGGTTGGCGGTGGGGTGCTCTCATCAGAGTCTGTTTGGTCGGCGGCGTGGGATTCCTCAGGGTGCGATTTTATCGCCGCTTTTTTGTAATCTGTATCTGAATCAGATGGATCGCTTGTGGGATAAACAAAACATTCAATTTGTTCGTTTTGCCGATGATTTTTTGCTGTTTGCTCCAGATCAAAAACGGGCTGAGCAGATGTTGCGTTACACGGAAAAGCAGTTGTCTAAGTTGGGTTTGGAGCTGCATGATAAAAAAACGCGGGTGTGTCATAGCGGTGATAAAGTGATTTTTTTAGGGAAGAAGTTGTCTAAACGGCGTTGGTGAGGTAGAGTATGGGCTTCGTTACTTCACCTTTAGATCCTATTTAAAAGTTAACTTTTTTGATGAATTTAAGTTGTATTTTTATGGCTTGTAAGCAGTTGAAAAATAAGGAGATTTTTTTAGGAGGTCAGTACGAAACCTAGCCCCGTTAGAAGGGGATTAAGACGATTTATAATGATGGGCAATCCCAAACGAGGATGTACGAAACCTAGCCCCGTTAGAAGGGGATTAAGACGTACTTATAACGCCTATACCCGTAGTTGTGAGTACGAAACCTAGCCCCGTTAGAAGGGGATTAAGACCAGCTGATACTTCACGGTGTAAGCCTAGCTACTATCGGTACGAAACCTAGCCCCGTTAGAAGGGGATTAAGACGGCTGTGAATTTGGGACAATCCCAAACCCACAGCGTACGAAACCTAGCCCCGTTAGAAGGGGATTAAGACCGTTCCACGGCGTCGACATCCATGTGGGGGAGGTACGAAACCTAGCCCCGTTAGAAGGGGATTAAGACACAGCGGGGTGTACCCCAATCACCAGATCTGTACGAAACCTAGCCCCGTTAGAAGGGGATTAAGACATACTGGTGGTTTCTTCTGTTGCAAATGCCGCTAAAGTACGAAACCTAGCCCCGTTAGAAGGGGATTAAGACTTATACATGGCTCAGCCACCTGTCCGCTAGCTATGTGGTACGAAACCTAGCCCCGTTAGAAGGGGATTAAGACCTTGCATCGTTAAATGCATCAAACTGCTTTGTACGAAACCTAGCCCCGTTAGAAGGGGATTAAGACTTGCAACAGGAGCAGTTTCAATAGCATTTTGTACGAAACCTAGCCCCGTTAGAAGGGGATTAAGACTCTCTGTGAGCGATGAGCTCTGTGAGATGTCGCCGTCATGCGTACGAAACCTAGCCCCGTTAGAAGGGGATTAAGACTTTAAATCTCAAGTCTGTGGCAAGCCCTATGGATTCCCGCCTTCGCGGGAATGACGAGCTTTGTGGGAATGACGAGCTTTGTGGGAATGACGAGCTTTGTGGGAATGACGAGCTTTGTGGGAATGATGAGCTTTGTGGGAATGATGAGCTTTGTGGGAATGATGAGCTTTGTGGGAATGACGAGCTTCGCGGGAATGATGAGCAAAAAATAAACCTCCCCTAACCCCTCTTTGTTAAAGAGGGGAAACCAAATCGTATTGCTTGATTCTTCTGGTGGTTGAATTTACGGTGCTTTTTGGTCTTTGGCTTCCTGCTTTGAAAGAGGGGGCGAGGGGCTTTGCTCTTGCTTGGTTTGATTGGCGCACTGCCCTTTGGTTAGTGCGCCCTACGCAGGGCGCTCTACGCAGTCTTGAAGGGCGTGTTTTGACATTGAGTTATAAAGCCTCTTAGCGAGGCTTTTTTTGTGCCTTCTGAGTGATTAATCTTCTAAATACTGAGTGATTGGCATAGACTGCACAGCGCCTTTGAACTTGGAGAACCCCATGACCTCACCCGCCGTGCCGCTGGCTCAGTATCGTTTTACCTTACGGGCATTGGAGCCTATTTGTTTGCCTGATTACAGCGGCTCCGCGTGGCGCGGGGTGTTTGGCCATGCCTTGAAAGATCTGGCCTGCGTGACCAAACAGAAAACCTGTTCGAGCTGTCAGCTCTATCGCGGCTGTGTTTACAGCTATTTGTTTGAAACCCCACCGCCGCTGGGCAGTGAAAAAATGGCCAACGGCTCTGCCGCACCTCACCCCTATATTTTGGTGCCAAGCGACGCAAAAGTGCTTCAGGTGGGGGAGACGTATGCGTTGGGTTTGACCCTGTTTGGCCGGGCTAATCGCCATTTGGACTATGTGATTTATGCCTTGAATAAGGCCGGTGAGCGGGGCATTGGCCGAGATCATGGGCGTTTTGAGCTGCACACGGTGGCGCAGAAGAGCGCCGATGGCAGCCATCAAATCATCTACAAAAAGGGCGAATCGGTGCGATCCCAACCCCTGTTTGAGCGTGATGTTCCGGCGTTGCCCGATGCAGTAACGATCACCTTGCATACGCCCTTACGTTTGCGCTCGAAGGGTAAAAATGTGCGCCCTGAGGGGTTCCTCTTTCGACAGTTTTTCTCCAGCTTATTAAGACGCTTTTCATTGCTGCGTTATTTTCACAGCGACGCGCCTTTGCGGGGTGATGTGGTTCAGTTGGCGGCGTTGGCGCACTCGGTAACGTTGTTGGAAGCGGATCTGCGCTGGCACGAATGGCGGCGTTATTCCAGTCGGCAGAAAAATGTGATTCCTATGGGCGGTATTGTGGGTTCTTTTTGCATTAAAACCTCTCAACTGGCTCCGCTGTGGCCTTACCTTTGGCTCGGACAGCAGATGCACACCGGCAAGGGCAGCAGTATGGGTTTGGGGCGTTACTCACTGATGTTAGAGGCTAAAAAATGAAACAAACACGGTTTGATGTGATTGTGGTGGGGGCGGGCATGGTGGGTGCGGCGTTGGCCTGTGCTTTGGGTTTGGGTGGCAAACGGGTGGCGCTGCTGGAGCCTCATTTGCCCGTCTCGTTTGATCTTGATGCCGAGCCGGATCTGCGCGTCTCGGCCATTAACCGTGCTTCGCAAGCGCTGTTTGAGCGGCTCGGGGTATGGCAGACGCTGGCGGCGCAGCGCATCAGCCCCTTTGAAAACATGACGGTTTGGGATGCCACCGGCTCCGGTGAGATTCATTTTGACAGCGCTGAGATGGGGGAGCCGTATTTGGGGCACATCATCGAGAATCGCTTGGTGCAGTGGGCGTTGTTGCAGCGGTTGGCACAACTGGCGTCGGTGACGGTGATCGAGGCGGCTTTGAGTGAACTGGCCTTTGAGCCGGATCAGGTGACGGTGAGCTTGGCGGACGGCACCGAGTTGAGCGCAGAGGTGCTGGTGGGTGCGGATGGGGCGCATTCACGGGTGCGTGCGTTGGCGGGCATTGAGGTGCAGAGCCGGGCGTATGATCAAAAGGGCATCGTCTGTCATGTGGCGACGGAAAAGCCCCATCAGCGCACGGCGTGGCAGCGTTTTTTGCCCAGCGGCCCATTGGCCTTTTTGCCCCTTGCCGATGGGCGCTGTTCCCTTGTCTGGTCTTGTGACGATGCGGTGGCGGAGCAGATGATGGCGCTCTCTGATGAGGATTTTCGGCTTGAATTGGCGCAGGCGTTTGATCGGCGTTTGGGAGCGGTGACGGCGGTCAGTGAGCGGGCGGCGTTTCCGCTGCTGCGTCGTCATGCCGAGCAGTACGTTAAACCGCGTTTGGCCTTGGTGGGCGATGCGGCGCACACCATCCATCCGCTGGCGGGGCAGGGGGTGAACATCGGTCTGTTGGATGCGTCGGCCTTGACGGAGAGTCTACTGGAGTCGAAAGGCGACCTTGGGCAACTGCGGGTGTTGCGGCGTTACGAGCGTTGGCGGCGCGGTAATAACAGTCTGATGATGCATTCGATGGACGGTTTTTATGGGTTGTTTGGTAACGATCATCTGCCGCTGGTGCAGTTGCGTAATTTTGCGCTTTCGTTTGCGGATCGTGTCTCGCCGTTGAAGTCGCAGTTGATGCGTCATGCGATGGGGTTGGAGGGCGATTTGCCGGAGTTGTCGCGCAGTTGAATCCACATGAATCTATGACAGACCCTATGGATTCCCGCCTTTGCGGGAATGACGAGCAAAAAATACACCTCTCCGCCAGACTGTAGTGATCAAGTAAATCTGGCCAAAGATTAGGAGCTAATTCCAAAATTGTTGCTCAGACTTGAATTAGATCCATATAAGATCCATATTAGATGCTATATTTAGCGCCTAATATGGATCTTATTGAGGTGTTATTATGAGGCAAATACTCTCCAGTTGCTCCGCAAGTATTTCAGAATTAAAGAAAAATCCCACGGCACTGCTGAATGAAGCTGAAGGTGCGCCTATTGCGATACTCAATCACAATGTTCCAGCAGCCTATCTCATACCAGCAGAAACCTATGAGTGGTTAATGGATAAGTTGGAAGACGTTGAGCTGGCGCAAATTGTGAGGGATCGAGCCGGTGAAAAATCACAGGCAATAGAAATTGATCTTGATGATTTATAACATCAAGTTTTTGCCGAGTGCTTTGAAAGAGTGGAAAAAGCTGGCTCCTCCGATACGTAAGCAATTCAAAAAAAAGCTTGAAGAGAGGGTAAAAAATCCACACAACCTAGCAAGCCAACTGCATGGCTTTACAAACGTGTATAAAATCAAATTACGCTCAGTGGGGTATCGTTTGGTGTATGAAGTAAACGACAGTGAAGTCATCGTTTATGTCATTGCTGTGGGTAAAAGAGACCGAGGTTTGGTGTACAGCAAAGCAGAAAAACGAAAGTAGATGAATTTTCCCGTTAAAACAAATGGCAAAATCCAACCTAAGCGCACACTTGGCCTTTTCAATCATCTGGTTTATAGTACGCGCCTCAACGCATGATCTACTGCGGGAGATTCCCACCAAGGGAAGCCGAAGGCGCAACCCGT
This sequence is a window from Gammaproteobacteria bacterium. Protein-coding genes within it:
- the cas2 gene encoding CRISPR-associated endonuclease Cas2 — protein: MQKKGWYLIAYDIKQARRLKRVHRFFKKRALWVQQSVFFAQCSEAELHDWLNEALTLMESKEDDLRAWPIYHPSKVWLQGESPFREGLTVPDRSRSEREGNPLTRLFRRFLGEVR
- the cas1 gene encoding CRISPR-associated endonuclease Cas1, with amino-acid sequence MSDFLLVIDRRDTVVTLNGGALRVVRSGETAQQVPLGLLGQVVVYGAPQVGCDVWRALSKRGIPVVLHSLRGALESVYMGSVLGASIAVRVAQHRLVQSGSVAVAQDLVLAKVQGYRLLLAQLPDGEGVRESLRQRLDSVPSAEGCSTLMGIEGACGALWWGWLATHLPACWLFSGRNRRPPQDPVNALLSLSYTLLESEVLAEIQRQGFDPALGFLHGIVPGRSSLVFDLMEPLRAGVDAFVLSLLDEVLLPSHFSGVGEGCRLDKEGRALFYRAWAKARTAWPLLPFGMECGDEASLMRCCGFVAKGVRHSLGRYSPSTGEKICG
- a CDS encoding reverse transcriptase/maturase family protein; amino-acid sequence: MAELLDRVLSPEVMNRAWRGLKQDRAQWMPGVSRASIEKDWVLHLMRLMEEVRAGEYQPAGLRRFTIAKADGGKRVLSALTLRDKLVQKACQIVLDPLAERLFSNDSYAYRRGRSVEMAVSKAKERVLCGLDWLVDADIRTFFDAIPHGALRKVLRELVKDKDLLRLLDRWLAVGCSHQSLFGRRRGIPQGAILSPLFCNLYLNQMDRLWDKQNIQFVRFADDFLLFAPDQKRAEQMLRYTEKQLSKLGLELHDKKTRVCHSGDKVIFLGKKLSKRRW
- the cas6 gene encoding CRISPR system precrRNA processing endoribonuclease RAMP protein Cas6, producing MTSPAVPLAQYRFTLRALEPICLPDYSGSAWRGVFGHALKDLACVTKQKTCSSCQLYRGCVYSYLFETPPPLGSEKMANGSAAPHPYILVPSDAKVLQVGETYALGLTLFGRANRHLDYVIYALNKAGERGIGRDHGRFELHTVAQKSADGSHQIIYKKGESVRSQPLFERDVPALPDAVTITLHTPLRLRSKGKNVRPEGFLFRQFFSSLLRRFSLLRYFHSDAPLRGDVVQLAALAHSVTLLEADLRWHEWRRYSSRQKNVIPMGGIVGSFCIKTSQLAPLWPYLWLGQQMHTGKGSSMGLGRYSLMLEAKK
- a CDS encoding UbiH/UbiF/VisC/COQ6 family ubiquinone biosynthesis hydroxylase, producing the protein MKQTRFDVIVVGAGMVGAALACALGLGGKRVALLEPHLPVSFDLDAEPDLRVSAINRASQALFERLGVWQTLAAQRISPFENMTVWDATGSGEIHFDSAEMGEPYLGHIIENRLVQWALLQRLAQLASVTVIEAALSELAFEPDQVTVSLADGTELSAEVLVGADGAHSRVRALAGIEVQSRAYDQKGIVCHVATEKPHQRTAWQRFLPSGPLAFLPLADGRCSLVWSCDDAVAEQMMALSDEDFRLELAQAFDRRLGAVTAVSERAAFPLLRRHAEQYVKPRLALVGDAAHTIHPLAGQGVNIGLLDASALTESLLESKGDLGQLRVLRRYERWRRGNNSLMMHSMDGFYGLFGNDHLPLVQLRNFALSFADRVSPLKSQLMRHAMGLEGDLPELSRS
- a CDS encoding type II toxin-antitoxin system Phd/YefM family antitoxin, translating into MRQILSSCSASISELKKNPTALLNEAEGAPIAILNHNVPAAYLIPAETYEWLMDKLEDVELAQIVRDRAGEKSQAIEIDLDDL
- a CDS encoding type II toxin-antitoxin system RelE/ParE family toxin is translated as MIYNIKFLPSALKEWKKLAPPIRKQFKKKLEERVKNPHNLASQLHGFTNVYKIKLRSVGYRLVYEVNDSEVIVYVIAVGKRDRGLVYSKAEKRK